One Serinicoccus chungangensis genomic window carries:
- a CDS encoding AzlD domain-containing protein produces MTVWLWLLAACGLAFLTKLSGYLVPQRLLGSPAVVRVSGCMTIGLLASLVTMNAVADGQALALDSRLLALAAAVVALLLRAPFLLVVVVGATAAALGRLAGLP; encoded by the coding sequence GTGACGGTATGGCTGTGGCTGCTCGCCGCGTGCGGGCTCGCCTTCCTCACCAAGCTCAGCGGATACCTCGTGCCGCAGCGGCTGCTCGGCTCGCCCGCGGTCGTGCGGGTCTCGGGGTGCATGACGATCGGGCTGCTGGCCTCGCTGGTGACGATGAACGCCGTGGCCGACGGCCAGGCCCTCGCCCTGGACTCCCGGCTGCTGGCCCTGGCGGCCGCGGTGGTGGCGCTGCTCCTGCGCGCGCCCTTCCTCCTCGTCGTCGTGGTGGGCGCCACGGCCGCGGCGCTCGGCCGGCTCGCGGGGCTCCCGTGA
- a CDS encoding AzlC family ABC transporter permease, producing the protein MNVRERVRTSPATRAGLSIAVATGAYGVSFGALGTASGLGVAEVCVLSLLLFSGGSQFAFIGVLAGGGSPASAAGAATLLGLRNGVYGMQVSTLLRPRGWRRLAAAHVTIDESTAIALGQSDRDEQARGFWTAGVGIFVLWNLMTLLGALAGDALGDPRRWGLDGAAVAAFLGLLWPRLRGREPWAIATVCAVVTVLAIPLVPPGIPILVAAAVAALVGWWGRERTPDRVVAR; encoded by the coding sequence GCCCGGCCACCCGGGCCGGGCTGTCCATCGCGGTGGCCACCGGGGCCTACGGCGTGTCCTTCGGCGCGCTCGGCACGGCCAGCGGCCTGGGGGTGGCCGAGGTCTGCGTGCTCAGCCTGCTGCTCTTCTCCGGCGGGTCGCAGTTCGCCTTCATCGGGGTGCTCGCCGGGGGAGGGAGCCCCGCGTCCGCCGCCGGCGCGGCCACGCTGCTGGGGCTGCGCAACGGGGTCTACGGCATGCAGGTCAGCACGCTGCTGCGGCCACGCGGCTGGCGCCGGCTCGCGGCCGCGCACGTCACCATCGACGAGTCGACGGCCATCGCGCTGGGGCAGAGCGACCGGGACGAGCAGGCTCGAGGGTTCTGGACCGCCGGCGTCGGCATCTTCGTCCTGTGGAACCTCATGACCCTGCTCGGCGCGCTGGCCGGTGACGCGCTCGGCGACCCGCGGCGGTGGGGCCTGGACGGCGCCGCGGTGGCGGCCTTCCTCGGGCTGCTGTGGCCGCGCCTGCGCGGGCGCGAGCCCTGGGCGATCGCCACGGTCTGCGCGGTGGTGACCGTGCTGGCCATACCTCTCGTGCCGCCGGGGATCCCCATCCTCGTGGCGGCCGCCGTCGCCGCCCTCGTCGGCTGGTGGGGGCGCGAGCGCACGCCCGACCGGGTGGTGGCGCGGTGA